TGATTGGGCTTTCTGCCTCGATGCTGCTTGCCCTTAACGGTCATGTTGCGGGAATCAGTGCAATCGTTGGGACTTTTATAAAGCCCAAAGGACGAGAGCTGGGGTGGCGCATTACTTTTGTCGCTGGGCTCTTAGTGGGCGGCTTGGCCTGTTCCTTATTTAACCCGCAATGTGTCCGTGGTCCCGTAGACCGGTCTCTCATTGATTTAGTATTGGCAGGCCTCTTGGTGGGTTTTG
The nucleotide sequence above comes from Deltaproteobacteria bacterium. Encoded proteins:
- a CDS encoding YeeE/YedE family protein, whose translation is MYIDSQSIIYAIIGGGLIGLSASMLLALNGHVAGISAIVGTFIKPKGRELGWRITFVAGLLVGGLACSLFNPQCVRGPVDRSLIDLVLAGLLVGF